From the Dehalococcoidales bacterium genome, the window CTGTTCGGGCTAATGGAAGTCCAGGCACGGCGACCCTCGCTCTCCAACGGTTTTATTAAACCAAGGGGGAATCGGTCTGCCGTGCCTTTAAAGCTTATATTACCATCTTTCAAACATACAAGGGGGCCAGGGGGTGAGGCATATTTACATTTGAACGCAACCGGTATCCAATCCCCCCCGTACCTTAACAAAACAAATCAATGAAACAAATAACGGCCAAAATAAAGCTAAGTTAACATATAACAAAAAACAAATATCCGTAGCTGTTTAGCCTCGGCTTTGTTGGGAATAAAAAAATTCAAATAAACAATTCCCCCCAAAAGAAAAGGGCGGGTTTTCAACCCGCCCCTGCTGTTAACTGTTTACGCTAGACTGTAAACTACTTCTTCCCGTACTTCTTCACGAACCGCCCCATGCGCTTCAAAGCTTCCTCTATCTTGTCCAGGGAGGTGGCGTAGCAGCAGCGCACGTAGCCCTCCCCGCACTTCCCGAAAGCGGAGCCGGGCACCACCGCCACCTTTTCCTCCTTGAGCAGCGTCTCGGAAAAATCTTCCGATGTCATGCCGGTGCAGGTTATCTGCGGGAAGGCGTAAAAAGCCCCCTTCGGCTCGAAGCAGGGCAGACCGATGTCGTTCAGTCCCTTGACGATAATCTTGCGCCGCCGGTTATAGTCCGCCACCATATCCACCACGTCCGGCTCGCCGGTCTTTAGAGCCTCGATAGCCGCCACCTGGGCCGGCGTGGGCGCGCTCATGATGGAGTACTGGTGAATCTTGGTCATAGCGGCGATTATCTCCCTGGGTGCCGCCGCGTAGCCGATGCGCCAGCCGGTCATGGCGTAGGCCTTGGAAAAACCGTTTAAAAGTATCGTGTGGTCTTTAACGCCCGGCAGGCTGGCGAAGCAGGTATGCTGCACATCGTAGGTCAGCCGCGCGTAAATCTCGTCCGAGATAACGATCAGGTTGTGTTTCATGGCTACCGCCGCCAGCTCCAGCAGCTTTTGCCGGGGCATGACCGCGCCGGTGGGATTGGAAGGAAAGCCGATAAGGATGGCCTTGGTCTTCCTGGTTATCTTAGCTTCGATATCTTTGGCCTCTACCGCGAAGTTGTTGTGGGCATAGGTTGGCACCATGACGGGCTTGCCCTCCGCCAGCAGCACGCAGGCATCATAAGCCACGTAATGGGGGTCGGTCATGATAACCTCGTCGCCGGGGTTGATGATGGCGCGCATCGCCAGGTCCAGCGCCTCGGAAACGCCCACGGTCATCAGAATCTCGTGGTTGGGGTCGTAGTCGATACCATACTTGTCTTTGAGGTATTTGGAGGTAAGCTCGCGCAGCTCCAGGATGCCGGAGTTGGAGGTGTACATGGTATAGCCCCGCTCCAGACTCTTCACCGCCGCCTCGCTGATGTGCCACGGCGTGGAAAAGTCCGGCTCGCCCACGCCCAGGGAAATGACCCCCTCCATGTTCATCAGCAGGTCAAAGAACTTGCGGATGCCGGAAGGCGAAAGGGCGTTAGTTCTATCCGATACCAGCTTATTTTTAGGCAAACGTAATGATTTGGCTGACATATTATTTCCAGACGATGGCCGTTTTTTACAGGACTACCGGCTCTCGCTGAACCCCCTCCCCCCCGTTCAAGATTACGCCGTCGTCCTTATAGCGTTTGAGGATAAAGTGGGTCACCGTGCCCTGTACCCCCTCGATGTGCGCCAGGTTTTGCGAGACGAAGTCCGCTACCTTGTGCTCCGACTTCCCCACCACTACTAACATCAAATCAAAGGTGCCGGAAGCCAGGAAAAGCGACTTTACCTGTTCGTAAAGAGCGATGCGCCCGGCGATGGAGTCGAAGCCGGTTTCCGGTTCCGGCTTCACTTTTACCTCGATAAGCGCCCAGACCAACTCGTCGCCTTCCAGTTTGTCCCAGTTGACCACGGTCCTGTACTTGAGAATGACGCGCTCTTTTTCCGCCTGCTTGACCAGCTTGCTCACCTCGGCGGCGGATACGCCGACCATGGTAGCTATTTGCTTGTCCGTTGTGCGGGCATCATTTTCCAGGATTTTCAAGATGTCTTTAAGCATATCCCCCTCCTTTAAAGGTTTTGCCGGGATGGCAACAGATATAAAAAGCATATCATTTACATTCGGGGAATACAAGGGGGGGCAGACACGGGGACAAGATACAAGCGGCCAGTACCCAGCTTCAAAAAGGAGCAGTTTACAGATTGCGGGTAAGGTCCAGCATGACACGGATTTTTGCCACTGATTCTTGATACGCTTCCGGCTTTAGCAGTACCGTTTCTTTTTCGGGGTCTATGGGGCGGTGGGGGGAGGGGTCGCCATAGTAGCGGGGCTGCAAGTGGCAGTGCAGGTGCGGCACGGCGTTGCCCAGTATCTGAAAGTTCATTTTCACCGACCTGAAGACGTTTTCCAGCGCCAGCCCCGCCCTCATCATATCGTCGAAGAACATCTCACGCTCGTCCTGGGGCAGCTCGTAAGGCTCGCGGACGTGCTTGTGGCAGATGAGGACGCAATAGCCTTTGACGTACTGGTTGAGGCACAGCCGCAGCCGACTGAACGAGAGGTCGGCCACCATATAGCCGTATTCGTTGGACGGCTCCGTGGACTTTACTTCCGCGCAGAGCGGGCAGTTAACGCCTTTGACCAGGGCTTCCCATTGCTCGCGGGGCATCCAGCTTTCTGTCATGGCTTTGCCTCCTCCCAACCCTCCGGAAAGACCGGTAACGTCCAGGCGGGGTCGGGCCGCCATTTTTCCCAGCCGTTGAATGGAGACTGGCCGGAAATCAGCCAGTCCACGGCTTTTTTGCCTTCCGTATAAAGCGCCGCGGCTTTTTCTTGAGAAATAAGCCCAATTATAATAGCTTCCTGTAACTCGTCCTCGTCTTTCCAGTGCCAGCCGGAGAAATCCGGATTAACACCTATATCCAGGATATTATCCTCATAATCGAAGCCGAGCCCGGTACGGCGCAGGGGGTCTTCGAGGTTAATATACCACTGGTAAAGAGAACCGTCAGCATTTCTCAAGAGTAAGACCGAGTAGCTGGCAGCAGGGACGGTAAGCCTTAATATTCCGCCGAAACCCCAAACTTTATCTTTAAGACGCCATGACTTACCAACGCGTTCAGCAGGCCGGAAGTCTTCGCCGGATTCTTTCCAGATGGAACCGGGCGGCACGAAAAAAGCCCCGAGTCTCGGTGTATCACTTACGACGACAGCCGGCCGGGCCTCCCATATCCTGCCATCGCACATTTCACGGATAACGATGGTCTGACCGGGACGGAAGAAAGATTGGTTTGGCATTTGATTTTAAAAGCTTACCGGTAAACCTCCCGCCGATGGCCGATTGCCACAACGGTTACGGAATGGTCTTTATCATCAATAACGTATAAAATCCTGTAATCACCTATGCGCAGACGGTGTTCTTCACGCCCGCTTAGCTTTTTGACACCCCTGGGACGCGGATTATCTTCAAGGCTAATGATTTTCCGGCTGATACGGGTATGGATATCAGAGGGCAATTTATCCATTTCTTTTTCAGCGGAAAGAAGGACATGGACAACGTAGCTCAAGCTAGCGGCTCCGTTTTTCTCTGACCGCCAAATACTCCCGGAAAGGACGCTTTGGTTCTTCCTGTCTCTGGCGAATCAAAGCTATATCGAGGATATCTTCCCTTAAGTTTTCGTCTTCCAGTAAACGGGTAATAACCACCTTTTTTTCCGCTTTAGAAAGCGACTGTAAAGCCATTAGATATATTTCTGCCCTGGATTCTGATGCAGTGTGCACTTCACCACCTCCATGACCATATCATAATACACAATTATATTCCGACAGCCCGCTGTTTATGCCACTCTGTAGACTGCTCATAGGCATAGGCCACGCGGAAAAGCGTTTCCTCCCCGAAGTGTTTGCCGATGAGCTGCATGCCTACCGGCAGGCCGTCCGCGAAACCGGCGGGGATGGATAAGCCCGGCACCCCGGCGATATTAATGGGCAAAGTGCAAACATCGCTCAAATACATGGCCAGGGGGTCGTCCGTCTTTTCCCCTATTTTAAAGGGGACGGTGGGGGAGGTAGGGGTAACCAGAGCGTCACACTTCTCAAAGACGGCGTCGAACTCGCGCCTGATTAAAGTGCGCACCTTCTGGGCTTTCAGATACCAGGCGTCGTAAAAGCCGGCGGAAAGCGCGTAAGTACCCAGCATGATGCGGCGCTTTACCTCCGGCCCGAAGCCCTGGCCGCGGGTCTTTTCCATGCTCTCCCACATCGTGTCGCCTTTATAGGAGAAGCCGTATTTCACGCCGTCATAGCGCGCCAGGTTGGCGGACGCCTCGGACGGGGCGATGATATAGTAAACAGCCAGGGCGTAAGACGTGTGCGGCAGGGATACTTCTTCCATTTTAGCGCCGAGGTCCTCAAATTGCCTGATAGCGGCTTTCATGGCGGAGGACACCCCCGGCTGCATCCCCTCCACGTAATACTCTTTAGGTATGCCGAGCCTGATACCCTTCAAGTCCGGTTTCAGGCTCTTAGTATAGTCCGGCACCGGCTCCGGCACGGAGGTGGAATCCCGCTCGTCGTGGCCGGAAATAGCGTTCAGCATCAGAGCGGAGTCGGTCACGTCCTGGGTCAGCGGCCCTATCTGGTCGAGCGATGAAGCGAAAGCGACCAGCCCGAAGCGGCTGACTCGGCCGTAGGTGGGTTTAAGCCCCACCACGCTGCAAAAGCCGGCCGGCTGGCGGATGCTGCCGCCCGTGTCCGACCCCAAAGCGGCGGCCGCCTCCCCCGCCGCCACCGCCACCGCTGACCCGCCGCTGGAGCCGCCCGGCACGCGTTCCAAATCCCAGGGGTTGTGGGTCACGAACAGCGCCGAGTTTTCCGTCGAAGATCCCATGGCGAACTCGTCCATATTGGTCTTGCCCACCATCACCGCCCCGGCGGCGTTAAGTTTGTCCATGACCATAGCGTCATACGGGGGCACGAAGTTTTCCAGCATTTTAGAGGAGCAGGTCGTTTTCACGCCTTTGGTGCAGATAACGTCCTTGATGGCCACCGGCACGCCGGTAAGCGGGGTGATATCGCCCGCTTTTATCATGGCGTCCGCTTTCCGGGCCTGCGCCAGCGCCTTTTCCCCGGTGACCGTGACCATGGCGCGGACTTTCGGCTCCAGTTTAGCGATACGCTCCAAATACGCTCCGGTCAGCTCCACCGAGGATATTTGCTTTTCCTTGAGCAGCCGGTGCGCTTCATGAATCGTCAGCGGTAATTTCATATCAACCCCTATTTCCAAAGCTGTATAGCTTTTACCATTTCCGCGGCGTCCCGCACGCTCAGCATCACCGAGTAGTTGCCGGTGGTGGGAATATAGACGATGCTGGAGCGGTCGGTGACGAACAATAGCGCCTTTTCCTGATTCTTCAGTTTGAACCAGCCCAGGGAATAGCCGGGCAGGCCGGCGCCGTTGGTGCGCCATTTAGGCTGGTAGTCTTTTTCCAGATTCAAATCGATAACGCGCACACCCTCCGCCTCGATTATGTCTTTGGGTATCGTGCGGCCGTAAAGTCCGGGTCCGATGCGCAGTCCCGTATCCGTCAGGGCGAAAGTGGCATGCCGGGCCTGGTACCCGAACGAGGCGAACAGGGCAATGACGCCGATAAGCACAACAGCCATGACGATACAAAAAACCCACAAGAAAGTCAGCACGCCCGATGACGCCGGAATGATGCCGAATACCTTATCCATTTTCACCGCGACCTCCCGTTGAAAAGATTATTCCAGCACCGCCCGCACCCTGAAATATTCACCATCGCGCCGGGGCGCGTTAGCTAAAACGTCTTCCGCCGTCAGCGAGGGCGCTACCACATCGTCCCGCATAACGCTTTGCAGGGACACGGACTGCGCTGTGGGCGGCACGCCCTCGGTATCCACTTTCTGCAAGACCTCAAAGTGCTCCAGCAGATTGGAAAGCTGCTCGCTCATGCGGGTGATTTCCGCCTCGGTCAGGGATACCCGCGCCAGACGGGCGATATGCAGAACTTCTTCACGACTTAATTTCATATTGTCCCCCGGTTTCCATACTAGCGATATGCTAAAGTATAGCACCTGTTTTTAGCTTCAAGCAAACAGTTTGACAGTTTACAGTTGACAGTTTACAGTCGGGGGAAAGGGAATAATACTTAGTGTTCAGCATCATATATTTGCTCCCCCTTTCACCGTTAACATAAAAAAGCTATAATGGAAGTATTACATATTTTATTTTTCATTATATTAAGGAGGTGTAGTATGGGGGAGAGGATAATGGTATTTATAGACGGCAGCAACCTCTATCATTCCCTGAAAAACTATTTCAACCGGGCAGACCTGGACCTGGGTAAATTCTGCAACAAGATGTTAGGGAAACGCCAGCTTATCAGGATTTACTACTATAACGCCAAGGTAGGACAGAAGCAGGAACCGGAACTTTACAAGCAGCAGCAGGCGTTTTTCGCGGGGGTCAACGCCATACCCTATACCGAATTGCGTCTGGGACGCCTGGTTTATACCAACTGGCCCAGCGTACCGCCGTACGAAAAAGGCACCGATGTCCAGCTGGCCACCGATATGATAACCCACAGCTATAAAAATAATTATGATGTCGCTATACTGGTGGCGGGGGATAATGATTTCGCCGGGGCCGTACAGGCCGTGAAAGACAACGGCAAGCACGTCGAGGTAGCGCTGTTCGGCAAGCAGGGGACTTCCCAGCAATTGAGGGAATCGGCGGACAGGGTGATTCCCATTACCGCCCGGGTACTCAAGGACTGCTGGAAAGATTCGTCTTCCAATTCTTCTAATAATTAAGAGCTGATGAGGCATAAAGGCAGAAAGACCGACTCCAAAGGGCATCCCAGCGCGCGGCTAGACCGTGAAGAAGGGGCCATAATCAAGGACTGGGGGGGCCGCCTGCCGATAGCGCTTATTTACCCCAACACCTATCACCTGGGCATGTCCAACCTGGGCGTGCACGCGGTTTACAGCCTGTTCAACAGCAGCCTGCGCGTGGTGTGCGAGCGCGTTTTCCTGGATACGCTGGACAAGACCACGCCCATCGCCATTGAGTCCGGGAGGCCGCTGGAGGACTTCGCGGTGCTGGCTTTCTCCATCTCTTACGAACTGGACTACTTTAACGTCATTCAAATCCTTAAAGCCGCCGGGATTCCGCTCTTCGCCGCCGACCGCGATGAGACCTATCCGCTGATTATCGCGGGGGGGCCCTGCGTTACGGCTAATCCCCTGCCGCTGGCGCCGATTTGCGACGCTTTTTGCATCGGGGAGGCGGAGCCGATAGCGCCTGTATTGCTGCCGACCCTCTCCGAAAATATCGGCAATACGCGTACCGTACTGCTCCGGGCGCTGGCGGCGGTGCCCGGCGTTTACGTGCCGCTGGAACCGCACAATATCCCGGTGGCGCGCCAGTGGACGAAAAACCTGGACGACATCCCTACCCGCTCGGTAATACTCACGCCGGACACCGAGCTGGGGGATTCCTATCTTATCGAGGTAGAGCGCGGCTGCGCCCGCGGCTGCCGCTTCTGCATGGTCAACGGCGCTTACGCCCCGCTGCGCTTCCGCTCCCCGGAAAATATCCTCAAGCAAGCGTGGGAAGGGCTGCATGCGCGGCGGCGCATCGGGCTGGTGGGACCAACGGTTACCGACCACCCCCGGATAAACGAGCTGCTGGACGGCCTCCGCAAACTGAACGCCGAGATTGCCATCAGCTCCCTGCGCATCGATACCATTACCGAAAAAATCGTCGAAGAGCTGGCCAGGGGCAAGACGCAGACGGTGACCATCGCGCCGGAGGCCGGCTCCCAGCGCCTGCGGGACATGATTAATAAAGACATCACCGCCGATGATATCCTGAGGACGGCGGATATGATTGCCGGGCAGCGCTTCACCCAGCTAAAGCTATATTTCATCATCGGGCTGCCCACTGAGACCGATGAGGACATAGGGGAAATAGTCAATCTGACGCTGTCCATCAAGGACCGGCTGGAACAACACAAGAGCGCCGCCCGCATCACGGTTAACGCCAGCCCCTTCGTCCCCAAAGCGTCCACGCCCTTCCAGTGGCTGCCGATGGCGTCCGAGGAAACGCTGAACCGCCGGCTGGGCATATTGCAGAGCTCTCTGCCGCTGAAGGGCATCAAGCTCAACGAGGAAAGCCCGGCGTGGAGCCGGGTACAGGGAGCGCTCTCCCGCGGCGACGCCAGACTGGCCATGGCCATGGCGGATATGCCGGAGATTTCCCTGGCCGCCTGGCGCGCCATGGCCGAACTGCACAAACTGGATATCGATTATTATGTCAATCAGAAATGGGACACCGATATTCCCCTGCCCTGGTCGATGATAGATTCCGGGGCCAAGCCGGAGAGATTGTGCAACGAATTGGAGAAAGCGCTTAAATGAGAAACATTTACATTGTCCGGCATACAGAGTCCATGCACCACGCGGAAAAGCTGGGCGGCGGCTGGATGGATTACCTCAACGCCTGTTCTTTTCTCCCCTTCCATCACTCATAATTCACCCGTAGCACCGGGTCACCTGCCTGTTCGTTTTACACCGCCCTCTTGTCATTCCCGCGTTCATCCCGAACTCGTTGAGGGGTAAGCGGGAATCCGGCGCTCATTTACCCTTTACCAATACACTAATTATGCAAAGTGTCATCCGCCCCTTCTCTTTTCCCCCGCTTCGCCTTATAATGTATGCACCGGACGGATAGTTTATCGCCTGTAATCGGTCCCTTTCCGGGTGCTTGCCGTAAAACAAGGAAAACAATCCAGATTACCAAAACGATTCGAGCCTGGATTCATAAAATATCGCTGAAACTTACAAAACGAATCAAAGCTAAAATAGCAATTATCACGCTAATTTAGCTTCAAAGAAAAAAAATATAAATATGCCTTTTTTCCAAAACGAACCACGCTTGGGAAGACAACATAAGCCAATAAAAAACCCTCCGGCGGTAATTCCGAAGGGTCTTATCTGAACGGGGGTATTCCCTGATTACTTGCCCAATAGCTCCGTAACCACGTCGTTGATGAGTTTGCCGTCCGCTTTGCCTTTGAGTTTGGGCATCAGCTGCTGCATTACCTTGCCCTTATCGCCGGGGCTTTTGGCGCCCACCGCCGCCATGATTTCCCGGGCCATCTTCACGATGTCTTCCCGGGTGGCCTGCTGCGGGAGATAGCTTTGCAGGATAATCTGCTCCGCGGTCTCTTTATCCACCAGGTCCTGCCGGTTGCCCTTTTTAAAAGCATCGATGCTTTCCTGGTGGCGTTTAACGTCTTTAGAAATAACGCCGAGGATTTCGCCCTCGTCCAAAGCGGACAGCTTGGCGCCCTCGGCGTATTTTATGGATGACAACAGCATACGCAGCGTATCCCGCTTAAGGGTATCGCCGCTTTTCATCGCCTGTTTAAGGTCGTCAGTTATTCTTTTTTGAAGTTCGGCTTCCATAAGGGTCTCGCCAACCTGAAGTAATTTCGCTCGCTTAACAAGTAAAGCTAGCGG encodes:
- a CDS encoding aminotransferase class I/II-fold pyridoxal phosphate-dependent enzyme; protein product: MSAKSLRLPKNKLVSDRTNALSPSGIRKFFDLLMNMEGVISLGVGEPDFSTPWHISEAAVKSLERGYTMYTSNSGILELRELTSKYLKDKYGIDYDPNHEILMTVGVSEALDLAMRAIINPGDEVIMTDPHYVAYDACVLLAEGKPVMVPTYAHNNFAVEAKDIEAKITRKTKAILIGFPSNPTGAVMPRQKLLELAAVAMKHNLIVISDEIYARLTYDVQHTCFASLPGVKDHTILLNGFSKAYAMTGWRIGYAAAPREIIAAMTKIHQYSIMSAPTPAQVAAIEALKTGEPDVVDMVADYNRRRKIIVKGLNDIGLPCFEPKGAFYAFPQITCTGMTSEDFSETLLKEEKVAVVPGSAFGKCGEGYVRCCYATSLDKIEEALKRMGRFVKKYGKK
- a CDS encoding Lrp/AsnC family transcriptional regulator encodes the protein MLKDILKILENDARTTDKQIATMVGVSAAEVSKLVKQAEKERVILKYRTVVNWDKLEGDELVWALIEVKVKPEPETGFDSIAGRIALYEQVKSLFLASGTFDLMLVVVGKSEHKVADFVSQNLAHIEGVQGTVTHFILKRYKDDGVILNGGEGVQREPVVL
- a CDS encoding PH domain-containing protein gives rise to the protein MDKVFGIIPASSGVLTFLWVFCIVMAVVLIGVIALFASFGYQARHATFALTDTGLRIGPGLYGRTIPKDIIEAEGVRVIDLNLEKDYQPKWRTNGAGLPGYSLGWFKLKNQEKALLFVTDRSSIVYIPTTGNYSVMLSVRDAAEMVKAIQLWK
- a CDS encoding GatB/YqeY domain-containing protein, encoding MEAELQKRITDDLKQAMKSGDTLKRDTLRMLLSSIKYAEGAKLSALDEGEILGVISKDVKRHQESIDAFKKGNRQDLVDKETAEQIILQSYLPQQATREDIVKMAREIMAAVGAKSPGDKGKVMQQLMPKLKGKADGKLINDVVTELLGK
- a CDS encoding type II toxin-antitoxin system RelE/ParE family toxin — translated: MSYVVHVLLSAEKEMDKLPSDIHTRISRKIISLEDNPRPRGVKKLSGREEHRLRIGDYRILYVIDDKDHSVTVVAIGHRREVYR
- a CDS encoding radical SAM protein, which encodes MRHKGRKTDSKGHPSARLDREEGAIIKDWGGRLPIALIYPNTYHLGMSNLGVHAVYSLFNSSLRVVCERVFLDTLDKTTPIAIESGRPLEDFAVLAFSISYELDYFNVIQILKAAGIPLFAADRDETYPLIIAGGPCVTANPLPLAPICDAFCIGEAEPIAPVLLPTLSENIGNTRTVLLRALAAVPGVYVPLEPHNIPVARQWTKNLDDIPTRSVILTPDTELGDSYLIEVERGCARGCRFCMVNGAYAPLRFRSPENILKQAWEGLHARRRIGLVGPTVTDHPRINELLDGLRKLNAEIAISSLRIDTITEKIVEELARGKTQTVTIAPEAGSQRLRDMINKDITADDILRTADMIAGQRFTQLKLYFIIGLPTETDEDIGEIVNLTLSIKDRLEQHKSAARITVNASPFVPKASTPFQWLPMASEETLNRRLGILQSSLPLKGIKLNEESPAWSRVQGALSRGDARLAMAMADMPEISLAAWRAMAELHKLDIDYYVNQKWDTDIPLPWSMIDSGAKPERLCNELEKALK
- the gatA gene encoding Asp-tRNA(Asn)/Glu-tRNA(Gln) amidotransferase subunit GatA — protein: MKLPLTIHEAHRLLKEKQISSVELTGAYLERIAKLEPKVRAMVTVTGEKALAQARKADAMIKAGDITPLTGVPVAIKDVICTKGVKTTCSSKMLENFVPPYDAMVMDKLNAAGAVMVGKTNMDEFAMGSSTENSALFVTHNPWDLERVPGGSSGGSAVAVAAGEAAAALGSDTGGSIRQPAGFCSVVGLKPTYGRVSRFGLVAFASSLDQIGPLTQDVTDSALMLNAISGHDERDSTSVPEPVPDYTKSLKPDLKGIRLGIPKEYYVEGMQPGVSSAMKAAIRQFEDLGAKMEEVSLPHTSYALAVYYIIAPSEASANLARYDGVKYGFSYKGDTMWESMEKTRGQGFGPEVKRRIMLGTYALSAGFYDAWYLKAQKVRTLIRREFDAVFEKCDALVTPTSPTVPFKIGEKTDDPLAMYLSDVCTLPINIAGVPGLSIPAGFADGLPVGMQLIGKHFGEETLFRVAYAYEQSTEWHKQRAVGI
- a CDS encoding DUF402 domain-containing protein; this translates as MPNQSFFRPGQTIVIREMCDGRIWEARPAVVVSDTPRLGAFFVPPGSIWKESGEDFRPAERVGKSWRLKDKVWGFGGILRLTVPAASYSVLLLRNADGSLYQWYINLEDPLRRTGLGFDYEDNILDIGVNPDFSGWHWKDEDELQEAIIIGLISQEKAAALYTEGKKAVDWLISGQSPFNGWEKWRPDPAWTLPVFPEGWEEAKP
- a CDS encoding NYN domain-containing protein translates to MGERIMVFIDGSNLYHSLKNYFNRADLDLGKFCNKMLGKRQLIRIYYYNAKVGQKQEPELYKQQQAFFAGVNAIPYTELRLGRLVYTNWPSVPPYEKGTDVQLATDMITHSYKNNYDVAILVAGDNDFAGAVQAVKDNGKHVEVALFGKQGTSQQLRESADRVIPITARVLKDCWKDSSSNSSNN
- a CDS encoding HIT family protein produces the protein MTESWMPREQWEALVKGVNCPLCAEVKSTEPSNEYGYMVADLSFSRLRLCLNQYVKGYCVLICHKHVREPYELPQDEREMFFDDMMRAGLALENVFRSVKMNFQILGNAVPHLHCHLQPRYYGDPSPHRPIDPEKETVLLKPEAYQESVAKIRVMLDLTRNL
- the gatC gene encoding Asp-tRNA(Asn)/Glu-tRNA(Gln) amidotransferase subunit GatC, which codes for MKLSREEVLHIARLARVSLTEAEITRMSEQLSNLLEHFEVLQKVDTEGVPPTAQSVSLQSVMRDDVVAPSLTAEDVLANAPRRDGEYFRVRAVLE